One part of the Microbulbifer sp. THAF38 genome encodes these proteins:
- a CDS encoding Fe(3+) ABC transporter substrate-binding protein gives MFTRSLFQKAIATVGLLGAIGANAAEQVNIYSYRQPFLIEPILEEFTEKTGIETKVVYASKGLNERLQREGRNSPADLVLTSNTSSLMDLLNKQLTQPVKSEVLEQNIPAQFRDEAGNWFGLTTRARLIYASKDRVKPGEITRYEELVDPKWKGRICTRSGKHPYTLSLIASMIAHHGEAETKEWLQGVKANLARKPQGNDRAQVKAISEGVCDLSLGNSYYFGKMITNKEQPEQVDWAKSVNLIFPNQKDRGTHMFISGAALTKHAPNRENAVKLLEFLSGADAQYSYAEKNFEFPVRPGTARSELIKEYMGEFKEDDLSLTEIGSYVPAASRMVDEVRFDF, from the coding sequence ATGTTTACCAGGTCTCTATTTCAAAAAGCGATTGCAACTGTTGGTTTGCTTGGTGCCATTGGGGCCAATGCCGCGGAGCAAGTGAATATTTACTCCTACCGCCAGCCCTTCCTAATTGAGCCGATACTGGAGGAATTCACTGAGAAAACCGGTATTGAGACAAAGGTGGTGTATGCCAGCAAGGGGCTCAACGAGCGCCTGCAGCGCGAGGGGCGTAACAGTCCGGCAGATTTGGTACTCACTTCCAACACCAGCAGCCTGATGGACCTGCTGAACAAGCAGTTGACCCAGCCGGTGAAGAGCGAGGTGTTGGAGCAAAATATCCCGGCACAATTCCGCGATGAGGCCGGCAACTGGTTCGGCCTGACAACCCGAGCGCGTTTAATCTACGCCTCCAAAGACCGCGTTAAGCCCGGTGAAATCACTCGCTACGAAGAACTGGTTGATCCCAAGTGGAAGGGCCGAATCTGTACCCGCAGCGGCAAGCACCCTTACACCCTATCTTTGATCGCTTCCATGATCGCCCACCACGGTGAAGCAGAAACCAAAGAGTGGCTGCAGGGTGTGAAAGCGAATCTGGCGCGTAAGCCACAGGGCAATGACCGCGCCCAGGTAAAAGCCATTAGCGAAGGTGTCTGTGATCTTTCCCTGGGTAACAGCTACTACTTCGGTAAAATGATCACCAATAAGGAGCAGCCGGAGCAGGTGGATTGGGCCAAATCAGTCAATCTGATCTTCCCTAACCAGAAGGATCGCGGTACCCATATGTTTATTTCCGGCGCGGCGCTGACCAAGCATGCTCCCAACCGTGAAAATGCTGTTAAGCTGCTGGAATTCCTTAGTGGCGCCGATGCTCAATACTCTTACGCTGAGAAAAATTTTGAGTTCCCGGTGCGCCCCGGCACGGCCCGCTCTGAGTTGATTAAGGAGTATATGGGTGAATTTAAGGAAGACGATCTGAGTCTCACGGAAATCGGTTCCTACGTTCCGGCGGCTTCCCGTATGGTTGATGAAGTACGCTTTGACTTTTAG